From the genome of Amycolatopsis granulosa:
CACCGCCGGCGGCCAGCGCGGACTTCAGGATCGACATCACCGGGGTGATCCCGCTGCCACCGGCCAGCAGCAGCAGGTCGGCGTCCAGCGACTCCGGGGTGAACACCCCCGCCGGCGGCAGCACGTCCACAGTGGATCCCGCGCGGACGTTGTCGCACAACCAGTTCGAGCCGTACCCGTCGGCGGTGCGCTTCACCGTCACCTTCAGCCGCGAGCCCTCGTGCGGGGCGCTGGACAACGAGTAGCACCGCGCCGCCGCACCCGCCCGCAGCGTCAGGAACTGTCCCGGGCGGTACCGGAACTCCGCGGCGTGCTCGGCCGGCACGTCGAACACGATCGAGGACGCCTGCGCCGTTTCGGCGATCACCTCGGCGACGGTCAGCGGATAGCTATCCGGCATCGAGAACCCCGAACTCCCCGCCCCGCACCGCCGCCCCGATGCTGTCCACCAGCTTCGGGCAGGTGTCCAGCAGCGCGGTGGGCGCACCGCCCGCGGCGTGCTCGGCGAACACCGGGCAGCTGCCGGCGTCGCTGGTCCACTGGATGCTGGTGTGCTTGAGGCTGTTCTTCTTCACCAGCACCCGCGTGCCGCACGACGCGCAGGCGTGCGGCCGCATCCCGCCGGCGAGGAACTCGGTGCGCTCGGCCGTCGTCATCCGGCGATCCCCGCCTCCTGCTGCCGGGCCAGGTTCTCGGCCACCTCCCGCGCCCACACCTCGTTGGCCCTGGTGGTGTCCACCTCGAACTCGAACCGGCGCGTCATGTCCTCGGTGACGTCCTCGGCGTCCACGTAGAACTGCTCGTACCAGCGGCGCAGCTGGTAGACCGGGCCGTCCTCCTCGCACAGCAGCGGGTTGTCGATCCGGGTCTTGTTCTTCCAGATCTCCACGTCCTGCAGGAACCCCACGCCGATGCTCCGGGCGAACTTGCCGGCGATCTTGTCCGCCTGCTCGTCCGAGACGCCCGGCAGTTTCTTCACGCTCACGCCCCACTGCAGGACGAAGGAGTCCGGCGTGACCGGGTAGTGGCAGTTGATCAGCACGTTCTCGATCTCGAAGCCCCGGTAGGTGTTGAGCAGCTTGTTGATCATGTACGACGGCCCGAAGTAGCTCGCCTCGGAGCGCAGCAGGTTGTCCTCGCCGCCGTAGTTGGACGCCATCCCGGCGTCCGGGCGGCCCTTGGTATTGAGGTACTGCGTCGCGATGTGGCCCTCGAACACGTTCTTGAAGTAGGTCGGGAACGCGTAGTGGATGTAGAAGAAGTGGGCCATGTCCACCATGTTGTCGATGATCTCGCGGCAGTTGGAGCCCTCGATCAGCACCGAGTCCCAGGTCCAGTTGCTCCACTCGCCGGTGAAGACGCCCTCGATCCGCGGGATCACCACGTCCGCCGGCGGTGGGTTGCCCTGCGGGTCGTGCCACACGAACAGCTGCTTGTTCTCCTCCAGCGCGAGCCACGACCGGGTGCGGGCACGCAGCGGAACCCGTTTGGCGTAGGGGATCGACACGCACTTGCCGTTGCCGCCCCAGCGCCAGTCGTGGAACGGGCAGGCGACCTCGTTGCCCTTGACGCTGCCCTGGCTCAGGTCACCGCCCATGTGGCGGCAGTAGGCGTCCAGGACGTGCAGCGTGCCGTCCGCGTCGGCGAACACCACCAGCTTGGTGCCGAACGCGTTGACGGCGTGTGGTTTCCCGTCCCGGAAGGTTTCGGCCAGCCCCAGGCAGTGCCAGCCGCGGGCGAACCGCGCCGGCGGCGCACCCGCGTCGATCGTGCGGACTTCAGTCATCATCGACCTCCAGTGCGATTCTGGGTGGCCAGGTGCCGTGCGGCAAGGAACCCGAAGACCATCGCCGGCCCGATGGTGGCGCCGGGGCCGGCGTAGGTGTGTCCCATGACCGCGGCGCTGGTGTTCCCGGCCGCGTACAACCCGGGGATCACCGACCCGTCCTCGCGCAGCACGCGGGCGTGCGTGTCGGTGCGCAGCCCGCCCTTGGTGCCCAGGTCGCCGGGCACGATCCCGACCGCGTAGAACGGCGCCCGGTCCAGCGGGCCGAGGCTGGGGTTCGGCTGGTGGCGCGGGTCGCCGTAGTAGTGGTCGTAGGCGCTGCGCCCGCGACCGAAGTCGTCGTCCACGCCGCGCCGGGCGAAGCCGTTGAAGCGCTGCACGGTCGCGGTCAGCGCGCCGGGCGGGACCTCGATGCGGGCGGCGAGTTCGCCGAGGGTGGGCGCCGTGACCACGACCCCGTCCCGGTACCAGCGGCCGGGCAGCTTCTGCCGCGGCCCGATCCCGGTGAACATGTACCGGTCGCGGTAGCGCTGGTCGAAGATCAGCCAGGCCGGGATGTTCACCGCGGGTCCCTCGCCCGGCCCGTACATCGCGTGGACCGCCTCGACGTAGGGCGCGGACTCGTTGACGAACCGTTCGCCGCGCGCGTTGACCATGATGCTGCCCGGGCGGGAGCGCTCGGCCAGGGCGAACCACGGCCCGCCGGGCAGCGGGATCGTCGGGCCCCACCACGCGTCGTCCATCAGCGCGACCGCGGCGCCGAGCTTGAGCCCGGCCGTGATCGCGTCGCCGGTGTTGGCCTTCGCGCCGACGGTCCACCGGGTGCCGATCGGGCTGCGCTGGTACTTCGCGCGCATCTCCTCGTTGTGCTCGAACCCGCCCGCGGCGAGCACGACCCCCAGCCGCGCTCGCAGGATCTCCTCCCGGCCGTCCCGCCGGACCACCACACCGGTGACCCGGTCGTCCTCGGTGACCAGGTCGAGCAGGGGAGTCTCCAGCCACACCGGCACGTCCGCCCGCAGCAGGCCGGCGCGCAGCCCGGCGGCCAGCGCCTGGCCCATCGACAGCAGCCGCTGCCCGCGCGCCAGCCCGGCCAGCCACCGCGCGCCGATGCGCAGCACGCGCAGCACCCCCTTCGGGTGCCGCGCGAGCAGGCTCAGCCAGCGGTAATCCGCCTGCGTGATCGGCACGCCGAGCGGCGCCCCGCTGTAGGGCGGTTCCAGCCGGGCCAGCTCGGCACCGAGCACCTTGCCGTCCAGCGGGACCGGCTCGACCGACCGCCCGCCGGCCCGTCCACCGGGTGCCTCCGGGTGGTAGTCGGAGTACCCGGGCACCCAGCGCAGGCGCAGCGGGGTCACGCGGTGCACGAACGAGACCACCTCCGGCCCGTGGTCAAGGAAGGCCTGGCGCAGCCCGGCCGGCACGACGTCGCCGACGATCGCGTCGAGGTAGGTGCGCGCCTGTCCGGGGCTGTCCACGACACCGGCCGCACGCAGTGCCTCGTTGCCGGGGAGCCACACCCCGCCGCCGGAGCGGGCGGTGGAGCCGCCGAACTTCGCCGCCTTCTCGATCACCACGACGGACAGGCCCGCGTCGGCGGCCGCGAGCGCGGCGGTCATGCCGGCGGCGCCGCTGCCGGCCACCACGACGTCGAACTCGCCGATCATGCCACCTCCGCTGTAACCTGTTCCACT
Proteins encoded in this window:
- a CDS encoding Rieske 2Fe-2S domain-containing protein; its protein translation is MMTEVRTIDAGAPPARFARGWHCLGLAETFRDGKPHAVNAFGTKLVVFADADGTLHVLDAYCRHMGGDLSQGSVKGNEVACPFHDWRWGGNGKCVSIPYAKRVPLRARTRSWLALEENKQLFVWHDPQGNPPPADVVIPRIEGVFTGEWSNWTWDSVLIEGSNCREIIDNMVDMAHFFYIHYAFPTYFKNVFEGHIATQYLNTKGRPDAGMASNYGGEDNLLRSEASYFGPSYMINKLLNTYRGFEIENVLINCHYPVTPDSFVLQWGVSVKKLPGVSDEQADKIAGKFARSIGVGFLQDVEIWKNKTRIDNPLLCEEDGPVYQLRRWYEQFYVDAEDVTEDMTRRFEFEVDTTRANEVWAREVAENLARQQEAGIAG
- the kstD gene encoding 3-oxosteroid 1-dehydrogenase; its protein translation is MIGEFDVVVAGSGAAGMTAALAAADAGLSVVVIEKAAKFGGSTARSGGGVWLPGNEALRAAGVVDSPGQARTYLDAIVGDVVPAGLRQAFLDHGPEVVSFVHRVTPLRLRWVPGYSDYHPEAPGGRAGGRSVEPVPLDGKVLGAELARLEPPYSGAPLGVPITQADYRWLSLLARHPKGVLRVLRIGARWLAGLARGQRLLSMGQALAAGLRAGLLRADVPVWLETPLLDLVTEDDRVTGVVVRRDGREEILRARLGVVLAAGGFEHNEEMRAKYQRSPIGTRWTVGAKANTGDAITAGLKLGAAVALMDDAWWGPTIPLPGGPWFALAERSRPGSIMVNARGERFVNESAPYVEAVHAMYGPGEGPAVNIPAWLIFDQRYRDRYMFTGIGPRQKLPGRWYRDGVVVTAPTLGELAARIEVPPGALTATVQRFNGFARRGVDDDFGRGRSAYDHYYGDPRHQPNPSLGPLDRAPFYAVGIVPGDLGTKGGLRTDTHARVLREDGSVIPGLYAAGNTSAAVMGHTYAGPGATIGPAMVFGFLAARHLATQNRTGGR